In Colletotrichum higginsianum IMI 349063 chromosome 3, whole genome shotgun sequence, a genomic segment contains:
- a CDS encoding pentatricopeptide repeat domain-containing protein gives MPTIYSSLYQNFIRQGFAKSFTHGYAQSVVAATHPILNTQNRPSFARRNTNRFGRLQSLQLQSAFHTAERTSTSLPQHHTEKLDEKLKHGSLDAYFEALRSQQASEEELEKEWTQFQFQQQIEWKPTPASILVGEAATHDAEDYAAAQDGETPSAIPPEAQAALAQIDAALEKEIEFRNRMEALEEASEHSIRSVSRGGSAARSYQSPAIDRSRSPFSEVRTATPPFDPQSQVYADHLHKLSADGRYAEIPAVFEAMLVAGVQPIASAYNALLMAAIHLPTAKNEIVTKALDVYADMLRRKIVPDSDTYNILVGLLAARSLEVASLKKTLQEKLVRFGGMDEPGKFMFASHELENAILSEDDRLDLAMDMFEKSVLTQRAAYSAESYHQLISACAQAGRVNDMLRLYEHMELNRVTPFAAMFPSMITAFATSGDLVSAVECYNEYKELAVANDNGETTLHDRLDAEVYAAVIHAYIISDKVDGAMKFYEKIIKEYGVRAGDIKDAIVSSGMVKAFTDRGIFNEALRWAQVVEAENRADPMGNLAARAADQGDKHTAVAAFANLPINFSKIATPAMALLALSVRQGDVISAARYWHVLCAPETPVTPALIEPTAMYAIAMIGSGQVAEGLAESELMFQRIRAANPDSADEIEEGADFVHQFMSSRGIVDPREMASQQAMSASPFAATATVSSFEDSFDPYAHNTDFKGSSLISDELEGSHGRKGPKLYDALARFRNMRRAGRHPRYITYAKLISAASRDGKMELCNDILAMARTDVPLLPQYAVVRYGWSSILDAMVGACLTMGYRQMAEQYHQELLAMGAAPSANTFGLYITTLKESAKTFDEASEAVKIFHRAKAEGVEASSFLYNALIGKLGKARRIDDCLFYFAEMRALGIKPTSVTYGTIVNALCRVSDEKFAEELFDEMEAMPNYKARPAPYNSMMQFFLTTKRDKSKVLAYYERMKTKGITPTAHTYKLLVDTHATLEPIDMAAAEKVLEAIRVSGQKPEAIHFAALVHARGCNLHDMEGARKVFDSVMSDRSVTANASLFQALFEAMVANHKVADTEAILAQMRRRGVEMTPYIANTLIHGWAAEKKIEKAQAIYDSVGHEKREPSTYEAMTRAYLAVEEREKAKGVVGEMLCRGYPSAVVNKVLELLGGGGGDEVVAHN, from the coding sequence ATGCCCACCATCTACTCCTCCCTCTACCAGAATTTCATCCGTCAAGGATTCGCGAAATCTTTCACCCACGGCTACGCCCAGTCCGTCGTTGCCGCCACACATCCTATCCTCAACACCCAGAACCGGCCTTCATTTGCCCGCCGGAACACCAACCGCTTCGGTCGTCTTCAGTCTCTTCAGCTTCAGTCCGCCTTCCACACCGCTGAGAGGACAAGCACCAGTCTCCCCCAGCACCACACCGAGAAACTCGACGAAAAGCTCAAGCATGGAAGTCTAGACGCCTATTTCGAGGCGCTGCGGAGCCAGCAGGCCTCGGAAGAGGAGCTTGAGAAAGAATGGACGCAGTTTCAATTCCAGCAGCAGATCGAGTGGAAGCCCACGCCTGCTTCCATCCTCGTTGGCGAGGCCGCCACCCATGATGCCGAGGACTACGCAGCTGCACAAGATGGAGAGACGCCCTCAGCTATCCCCCCAgaggcccaggccgccctcgcACAGATCGATGCTGCtttggagaaggagatcGAGTTCAGAAATCGCATGGAGGCTTTGGAAGAGGCCTCTGAGCACTCTATTCGATCAGTCTCCCGCGGTGGGTCTGCGGCGCGTTCGTACCAGTCCCCGGCCATCGACAGATCGCGGTCACCCTTCAGCGAAGTCCGGACTGCCACCCCTCCGTTCGACCCTCAATCTCAGGTTTACGCCGATCACCTACACAAGCTCTCCGCCGATGGCCGCTATGCCGAGATCCCGGCAGTGTTTGAGGCCATGCTCGTTGCTGGCGTGCAGCCCATCGCCAGTGCCTACAACGCTTTGTTGATGGCTGCCATCCACCTGCCAACAGCCAAGAACGAGATCGTTACTAAGGCTTTAGATGTGTACGCCGACATGCTCCGCCGTAAGATTGTGCCTGACAGCGACACGTACAACATTCTtgtcggcctcctcgctgCCCGCTCTCTCGAGGTTGCCTCTTTGAAGAAGACTCTCCAGGAGAAGCTCGTACGGTTTGGTGGCATGGACGAGCCTGGCAAGTTCATGTTTGCGTCTCATGAGCTCGAGAATGCCATTCTTTCTGAGGATGACAGACTCGATCTTGCGATGGACATGTTCGAGAAGTCAGTCCTCACTCAGCGAGCGGCTTATTCGGCCGAGTCCTACCACCAGCTTATTTCCGCTTGTGCTCAGGCCGGGCGTGTCAACGATATGCTGCGTCTGTACGAGCACATGGAGCTGAACCGTGTTACCCCCTTCGCCGCCATGTTCCCCAGCATGATCACCGCCTTCGCGACGTCTGGCGACCTGGTCAGCGCTGTCGAGTGCTACAATGAGTATAAAGAACTTGCTGTCGCTAACGACAACGGCGAGACCACTCTTCACGATCGATTGGACGCCGAGGTGTACGCTGCTGTCATTCATGCCTACATCATCTCTgacaaggtcgacggcgccatGAAGTTCTACGAAAAGATCATCAAGGAGTACGGAGTTCGCGCCGGCGACATCAAGGATGCCATTGTCAGCTCCGGTATGGTCAAGGCTTTCACCGACCGTGGCATCTTCAACGAGGCACTCCGTTGGGCTCAagttgtcgaggccgagaacagAGCGGATCCCATGGGTAACCTAGCAGCTCGCGCTGCTGACCAGGGTGACAAGCACACGGCTGTTGCTGCCTTCGCCAACTTGCCCATCAACTTCTCCAAGATCGCCACTCCTGCCATGGCGCTGCTGGCCCTGAGCGTCCGCCAGGGCGACGTGATTTCGGCGGCTCGTTACTGGCATGTTCTCTGCGCTCCTGAGACGCCGGTTACTCCCGCCCTCATCGAGCCTACTGCCATGTACGCCATTGCCATGATTGGCTCGGGCCAGGTTGCCGAGGGGTTGGCCGAGTCTGAACTCATGTTCCAGAGGATCCGTGCCGCCAACCCTGACAGTGCGGATGAAATTGAAGAGGGCGCCGACTTTGTACACCAATTCATGAGTAGccgcggcatcgtcgacccTCGTGAGATGGCTTCTCAGCAAGCCATGTCCGCGTCTCccttcgccgccaccgccactGTCTCGAGCTTTGAGGACTCATTCGACCCGTACGCACACAACACCGACTTCAAGGGTTCCTCGCTCATTTCCGACGAGCTTGAGGGCTCCCACGGTCGCAAGGGCCCTAAGCTTTACGATGCCCTGGCACGCTTCCGCAACATGCGCCGCGCCGGTCGCCACCCCCGCTACATTACCTACGCCAAGCTGatctccgccgcctctcGCGACGGCAAGATGGAGCTTTGCAACGACATTCTCGCTATGGCCCGTACCGACGTGCCCTTGCTTCCCCAGTATGCTGTCGTCCGCTACGGCTGGTCTTCCATCCTGGATGCCATGGTTGGCGCGTGTCTCACCATGGGTTACCGCCAGATGGCCGAGCAGTACCACCAGGAACTCCTGGCCATGGGCGCCGCCCCTTCCGCCAACACCTTCGGTCTGTACATCACCACCCTCAAAGAGTCGGCCAAGACATTTGACGAGGCCTCCGAGGCTGTCAAGATCTTCCACCGTGCCAAGGCTGAGGGCGTCGAAGCCAGCTCCTTTTTGTACAATGCCCTGATTGGCAAGCTTGGCAAGGCTCGCCGCATCGACGACTGCCTGTTCTACTTCGCCGAGATGCGCGCCCTGGGCATTAAGCCCACGTCTGTCACCTATGGCACCATTGTCAATGCTCTCTGCCGTGTGAGTGATGAGAAGTTTGCTGAGGAGCTGTTTGACGAGATGGAGGCCATGCCTAACTACAAGGCCCGCCCCGCCCCGTACAACAGCATGATGCAGTTCTTTTTGACCACCAAGCGCGACAAGTCCAAGGTCCTTGCCTATTACGAGCGCATGAAGACCAAGGGCATCACTCCCACTGCACACACGTACAAGCTTCTCGTCGACACCCACGCCACTCTCGAGCCCATCGAcatggccgcggccgagaaggtTCTGGAGGCTATCCGTGTCTCTGGTCAGAAGCCTGAAGCCATTCACTTTGCTGCTCTTGTCCACGCTCGTGGCTGCAACCTCCACGATATGGAGGGCGCCCGCAAAGTGTTCGATTCTGTCATGTCGGACCGATCTGTCACGGCCAACGCCAGCCTGTTCCAGGCACTCTTCGAGGCCATGGTCGCCAACCACAAGGTCGCCGACACCGAGGCCATCCTGGCGCAGATGCGCCGTCGGGGCGTTGAGATGACACCGTACATCGCCAACACTCTGATCCATGGCTGGGCTGCGGAGAAGAAAATTGAGAAGGCGCAAGCCATCTACGACTCAGTTGGTCACGAGAAGCGTGAGCCCAGCACATACGAGGCCATGACCCGTGCATACCTCGCCGTAGAGGAGCGtgagaaggccaagggtGTTGTTGGCGAGATGCTTTGCCGCGGTTACCCCAGCGCCGTTGTCAACAAGGTGCTGGAGCTTTtgggcggtggcggtggcgatgaAGTTGTTGCGCACAACTAA
- a CDS encoding Ribose 5-phosphate isomerase A, whose amino-acid sequence MLWTCGNTSLRALRSTISSLRSSSSSSSSSSSTARVPSLTLGILFSRTTTTPPAVHARTMSAAAASLVESAKKAAAYRAVDEHLAPSARFVGIGSGSTVVYVVDAIAAKGPAFHAAMTFLPTGSQSKGLIRAAGLRLCNLDERPLGPDGKLVPIDVAFDGADEVDADLNCIKGGGACLFQEKLVAIAAKKFVVVADYRKLSSRLLTNWKAIPIEVLPMSAPDVLDRLTALGSVKPLVRPGAPGKAGEVVTDNGMWLIDAPFPKLLLPQDLADADPSSRQLGRDAAGAWEVSALARELLMIPGIVEIGIFHGLDGLQAARAGKEGLAQKPVAAYFGMEDGSVKVAAASS is encoded by the exons ATGCTTTGGACCTGCGGCAATACAAGTCTCAGAGCCTTACGATCAACAATCTCATCTCTCCggtcttcttcatcatcatcctcctcctcctcctccaccgcaCGGGTCCCGTCGCTCACCTTGGGCATCCTCTTCAGCAGAACCACTACAACCCCGCCTGCCGTCCACGCCCGCACCATgtccgccgcagcagcctccctcgtcgagtcggccaagaaggccgccgcctaccgcgccgtcgacgagcacctcgcgccctcggcgcgcttcgtcggcatcggttccggcagcaccgtcgtctacgtcgtcgacgccatcgccgcaAAGGGCCCCGCCTTCCACGCCGCCATGACATTCCTCCCCACCGGCAGCCAGTCCAAGGGCCTCATCCGCGCCGCCGGTCTGCGCCTGTGCAACCTCGACGAGCGGCCCCTGggccccgacggcaagctcgtcCCCATTGACGTCGCCtttgacggcgccgacgaggtcgacgccgacctcaACTGcatcaagggcggcggcgcctgcCTCTTCCAGGAGAAGCTCGTCGCCATTGCCGCCAAGAAgtttgtcgtcgtcgccg ACTACCGCAAGCTATCCTCGAGACTGCTCACCAACTGGAAGGCCATCCCCATCGAGGTCCTCCCCATGTCCGCCCCGGACGTGCTCGACAGGCTGACGGCCCTCGGCTCCGTCAAGCCCCTCGTGCGGCCCGGCGCTCCCGGCAAGGCTGGTGAGGTTGTCACCGACAACGGCATGTGGCTCATTGACGCGCCCTTCccgaagctgctgctgccccagGACCTGGCTGACGCCGACCCCTCGTCCCGCCAGCTCGggcgcgacgccgccggcgcctggGAGGTATCGGCCCTCGCCCGGGAGCTGTTGATGATTCCCGGCATCGTTGAGATCGGTATCTtccacggcctcgacggcctgcaggCCGCCCGCGCAGGCAAGGAGGGTCTTGCCCAGAAGCCTGTCGCCGCCTACTTTGGCATGGAGGACGGCAGCGTCAAGGTTGCGGCTGCGAGCTCATAG
- a CDS encoding Phosphomevalonate kinase has translation MTASMTSNPTTTAVSAPGKVLLAGGYLVLDRAYTGLVFGLSARINVVAAEIHTMPGVHLTEIVVESPQFLDAVWRYGFHLAPEDGGITVTQLQVGSKINRNPFVETTLSYALTYIERVNQQRPNHSLTSTRLIILADNDYYSLPAGATATAGKDSRFARYPHTIGEAHKTGLGSSAALVTSLTAALLTHHLPPALFDLDTEAGKHTLHNLAQAAHCAAQGKVGSGFDVAAAVFGSCRYRRFSPSLLSDLAAPGTPSFADALVRKVDEVLAWDVEVDKTGVSLPKGVCLRMCDVDCGSQTVGMVKKVLEWRKSHPEVSKTLWDELQAKNEGLAKVLKDGEVESVGAAVGDVRKLIRAMGDGSGVPIEPESQTELLDALGAVDGVLGGVVPGAGGFDALALVMRDDDATRKRVEEFLDGWSKEKGGRVRLLGVMGEMEGARRESLDTYAGWLS, from the exons ATGACGGCCTCAATGACCTCAAACCCCACCACgacggccgtctcggccccGGGCAAGgtgctcctcgccggcggctaCCTCGTGCTGGACCGCGCCTACAcgggcctcgtcttcgggcTCAGCGCCCGCatcaacgtcgtcgccgccgagatccaCACCATGCCCGGCGTGCACCTGACCgagatcgtcgtcgagaGCCCGCagttcctcgacgccgtgtGGCGCTACGGTTTCCATCTCGCccccgaggacggcggcatTACCGTCACCCAGCTGCAGGT CGGCTCCAAGATCAACCGCAACCCCTTCGTCGAGACAACTCTCAGCTACGCTCTCACCTACATCGAACGCGTCAACCAGCAACGCCCCAACCACTCTCTCACCTCCACCCGTCTTATTATCCTCGCCGACAACGACTACTACTCGTTGCCCGCCGGTGCTACAGCCACTGCCGGCAAGGACTCTCGCTTCGCGCGGTACCCCCATACGATCGGCGAGGCGCACAAGACCGGCCTCGGCTCGTCCGCCGCGCTCGTGACCTCCCTGACTGCGGCCCTACTGACTCACCACCTACCGCCCGCGCTCTTCGACCTCGATACGGAGGCGGGTAAGCACACGCTGCACAACCTCGCCCAGGCGGCGCACTGCGCCGCCCAGGGGAAGGTCGGCTCCGGCTtcgatgtcgccgccgccgtgttcGGCAGCTGCAGGTACCGCCgcttctcgccgtcgttgctctcggacctcgccgcccccgggACGCCGAGCTTCGCCGACGCGCTGGTGAGgaaggtcgacgaggtcctcgcgtgggatgtcgaggtcgacaagACGGGTGTGAGCCTGCCCAAGGGCGTTTGTCTGCGGATGTGCGACGTAGACTGCGGAAGTCAGACTGTGGGAATGGTGAAGAAGGTCTTGGAGTGGAGGAAGAGCCATCCGGAGGTGTCCAAAACGTTGTGGGACGAGCTGCAAGCAAAGAACGAGGGTCTCGCGAAGGTGCTGAAGGACGGTGAGGTCGAGAGCGTCGGCGCGGCAGTCGGGGACGTCAGGAAGCTGATTCGGGCGATgggcgacggcagcggcgtgCCGATCGAGCCCGAATCGCAGACCGAGCTTCTGGACGCGCTGGGGGCAGTCGATGGCGTGTTGGGGGGCGTGGTgcctggcgccggcggcttcgatGCGCTTGCGCTGGTGATGCGCGATGATGATGCGACCAGGAAGAGGGTCGAGGAGTTCCTGGATGGGTGGagcaaggagaagggcggaCGGGTGCGACTATTGGGTGTCATGGGGGAGATGGAGGGTGCGAGGAGGGAGTCACTCGACACATATGCCGGGTGGTTGTCTTAA
- a CDS encoding IBR finger domain-containing protein, producing MFCHGVDDGTLQLILQMQQEDLEELQKMSKGKHRENEPPDFELAKDCYKSELASQAQLVADRCMSKSIARAIQTDSRAISALVAQEKQAQRDREAALRVSRGGVVGEDGTDDVEAVVGETPYLDDELLGKLKTLNESAGSAADEERDEDDTLMQPESSSWADSRAHASQARSGNETEQRECICCLNQHDFTDVVCCPCGHEYCRACLEALVEMSLTDESLFPPRCCSKSIPIEDNRTFFPPKLIGQFRAKALEFSTPNRTYCHLATCSTFVPKEFIKDDIATCPKCYSRTCTICKGVGHENQNCPQDTATQSLLQLAKENGWQRCYGCRRLVDLITGCYHMTCRCGAHFCYLCGEKWKTCKCAHWSEERLFARANVIVNRDANIPVLQPQQLARRMEREVQNLLENHECGHTYWAKHSAPGECEECHDYMPRFILECVQCRIRACQRCRHNRLT from the exons ATGTTCTGCCACGGCGTGGACGACGGAACGCTGCAGCTCATCCTCCAGATGCAGCAAGAGGACCTCGAGGAACTCCAAAAGATGAGCAAGGGAAAGCACCGAGAAAACGAACCGCCCGACTTTGAGCTTGCCAAAGACTGCTACAAGTCGGAGCTGGCATCCCAAGCCCAGCTCGTCGCAGACAGATGTATGTCTAAGAGCATCGCACGAGCCATCCAGACCGACAGTCGAGCCATCAGTGCTCTCGTAGCGCAAGAGAAGCAGGCgcagagagacagagaagCGGCTCTACGTGTAAGCCGTGGGggagtcgtcggcgaggatggcaCGGACGATGTAGAGGCTGTTGTAGGAGAGACGCCCTACCTGGACGATGAGCTCTTGGGAAAGCTCAAGACGCTCAACGAATCTGCGGGAAGCGCTGCCGATGAAGaacgcgacgaagacgacacACTGATGCAACCAGAGTCATCCTCGTGGGCCGATTCACGAGCGCATGCCAGCCAGGCAAGAAGCGGTAACGAGACAGAGCAAAGAGAGTGTATTTGCTGCTTGAACCAGCATGACTTCACCGACGTTGTCTGCTGCCCGTGCGGCCACGAGTACTGCCGCGCCTGCCTTGAGGCACTGGTCGAGATGTCTCTTACCGACGAGTCCTTATTCCCGCCCCGTTGCTGCAGCAAGTCGATCCCGATCGAGGACAACCGGACCTTCTTCCCGCCGAAACTCATTGGGCAGTTTCGGGCCAAGGCGCTGGAGTTCTCGACGCCCAACAGAACATACTGTCATCTGGCGACCTGTTCAACCTTTGTCCCCAAAGAGTTCATCAAGGACGACATCGCCACCTGCCCCAAGTGTTATTCGAGAACCTGCACAATTTGCAAGGGCGTGGGGCACGAGAACCAGAACTGTCCGCAGGACACGGCTACTCAAAGCCTGCTCCAACTCGCCAAAGAGAACGGCTGGCAGCGATGCTATGGTTGTCGCCGATTGGTAGACCTGATTACCGGTTGCTACCACATGA CTTGTCGCTGCGGAGCTCATTTCTGCTACCTCTGCGGTGAAAAATGGAAAACCTGCAAATGTGCCCATTGGAGCGAGGAGAGGCTCTTCGCTCGCGCTAACGTCATCGTGAACCGCGACGCAAACATACCGGTGCTGCAACCCCAGCAATTGGCCCGACGGATGGAGAGGGAGGTGCAAAACCTCCTCGAGAATCATGAGTGCGGCCATACTTACTGGGCCAAGCACTCAGCCCCGGGCGAGTGCGAGGAGTGCCACGACTACATGCCCCGTTTCATCTTGGAGTGCGTGCAATGCCGAATTCGAGCTTGTCAGCGGTGCAGGCACAATCGACTTACGTAA